The Sulfurihydrogenibium azorense Az-Fu1 genome contains the following window.
CCTGCCGATGCCATAGCAGATATCATAAATAAAGTAGCAAACACAGGAACAAACTTAGCCATACCTCCAAGGTCTTTCATTTCATAACTGTGAAGTCTTTCGTATATGAACCCTGCAGCAAGGAACAGAGCTCCAGATGTTAAACCGTGGGATATCATGGTTATAATTGCACCGTTTACACCTTCTGTATTTAAAGCAAATGTTCCGATAGTTACAAAACCCATGTGAGAAACAGAGGAGTAAGCTATAAGTCTTTTGATATGTGTTTGGGCAATTGCCATCATTGCTGTGTATATTATAGCGATAACACCAAGAGCAAACATTACAGGCACAAAGTATTTAGAAGCTTCTGGGAACCAAGGAAGGTTGAATCTTACAAATCCATAGGTACCCATTTTTAAAAGAACAGCTGCAAGAATCACAGAACCAGCAGTAGGAGCCTGAACGTGGGCAGCTGGAAGCCATGTATGGAACGGCCACATAGGAACCTTTATGGCAAAACCAAGGGCTAAAAGTAAGAAGAATATTATCTCAAGGTTGTGAGGAAGAGACAGTTTTAAAAGATCAAAATAACTCATTGATAAAACATTGTTTTCCATATAGTTGTAAATATACATTCCTATAACACCGATAAGTAGAAAGAGAGAACCAAAGAATGTGTATATGAAAAACTTAGTTGCTGCATATATCCTTTCTGCATACCCCCATACACCAATTATAAGGAACATAGGTATAAGCATAACTTCCCAAAATACATAGAAAGCTACCAAGTCCCATGCTACAAATACTCCTATACACGCAGCTTCAAGGACTAAAAAGGCTACAAAATACTCTTTAATCCTTTTTTCTATATTGGTACTCCAGATAAAAGCAACAACAAAAGATATGGCAGTAAGCCAAACCATAGTTAGACTGAGGGCGTCAACTCCTACTTCGTAGTTTATACCAAATTGAGGAATCCATGAGTACTTTTCATAAAACTGAATTTTGTATCCTGATGGGTCGTAGGTAAGGAGCATGTATGATGCTATTATAAAAACTATAATAGAAGAAACTATACTTACGGGTTTTGCAAGTTTTTCACTCGTAAAAAACACAATAGCAGCTGCTATAAGAGGTATCAGTATAGATATACTTATTAATGGAAACTGTGCGTAAACAAACTCTGGTGCCATCTCCTACTCCTCCTACTTTAAAAACAAGAATAAAGATAAGAATATTACTATACCTATAAGCATCTGTAGTACATATCCACTTATTCTGCCCATCTGGGTTTTTCTAAACAACTCTCCTGCAAACAGCGAACCTTTACCAGAACCATCAACTATACCATCAATAATTACCCTATCACCTATAAACCATAATACTTTAGAGAATTTGTAATAACCGTAAACAAATATTGCGTAGTATATATGATCAAAATACCATCTGTTGTAAAAGAGTTTATAAAGAGGTTGGAATAGTTCTCCAATTTTTACAGGGTCTACTTTTCTTAATTGATATATCACGTATGCAGTTAATATCCCTGCTACAGCTGTAAGTAGTAATACTATTCCAAGGAAAGAGGTTAAAGAGTGTCCTAAAAACTCAAAGGCGTTAGCATCTATATGTACATGGTGGCTTCTTGATAAACCTTCACTAACTAACACTTTTACTTCTTCCGGTAGAAACTTCATATAACTTGGGTCTAAGGAAGGTTTTAAGAAGTTTAGGAAAAACTCTCTAAAGAAACCAAGGACTACTGTTGCTGTTGCTAACACTATCAAAGGTATAGTCATGTTAGGGGGAGATTCGTGAACATGCTCTCTAATATGAGGGTCTAACCTATCTCCATCAAAGAATGTAAGGAAGAATAGTCTAAAGATGTAAAATGCTGTTAAAAATGCTCCAGCCCATAAGAACATGAAAGCGAATATGTTTATCTCATAAGCACCTTCTATAATAGGATCTTTACTAAAGAATCCTACAAACGGTGGAATACCTGCTAGTGCTAAAGAACCAATTAAAAATGTTCCCATTGTAATGGGCATAGCCCTTCCAATCTGACCCATCTTTTGGACGTCTAAAAGGTGGTGAAGAGCTATTAAAACACTACCGGATCCTAAAAATAGCAATGCTTTAAATACAGCGTGAGATGTAAGATGAAACATTCCTTCTCCGAAAAGTCCTAACCCTTCAGCTGCAAACATGTATCCAAGCTGTGATAGTGTTGAGTAGGCTATAATTCTCTTTATATCGTTTTGAACAAGACCCATTGTAGCAGCTAAGAAAGCTGACATAGTTCCTATAAATAATACAGTATCAAGAGCTATTTCAGAGCTTGCAAACACAGGCATTAACCTTGCAACCATGTATACACCAGCTGCAACCATTGTAGCTGCGTGAATTAATGCAGAAACTGGAGTAGGACCTTCCATAGCGTTAGGAAGCCATATATGTAGAGGTATTTGAGCAGATTTACCAACGGCACCACCAAACAAGAGTAAAGCTATAGCTGTTATGATTATATAATCAACACCTGCTAACTTTTGAAAGATATCAAGGTAATCTAACGTTCCAAATGTAGTAAAGGCAAGTAATATACCAAGTAAGAATAACCAGTCACCAACTCTGTTAACTACAAATGCCTCCATTGCAGCATTTGCTGCTGACTTTTTATAATGCCAAAAACCAATTAGTAGATAAGATGCTAAACCTACACCCTCCCATCCAAAAAATAGCTGAACAAGGTTGTCAGATAATGTGAGCATAAGCATCATAAAAACGAACAGAGAAAGGTATGCAAA
Protein-coding sequences here:
- a CDS encoding complex I subunit 4 family protein, producing the protein MAPEFVYAQFPLISISILIPLIAAAIVFFTSEKLAKPVSIVSSIIVFIIASYMLLTYDPSGYKIQFYEKYSWIPQFGINYEVGVDALSLTMVWLTAISFVVAFIWSTNIEKRIKEYFVAFLVLEAACIGVFVAWDLVAFYVFWEVMLIPMFLIIGVWGYAERIYAATKFFIYTFFGSLFLLIGVIGMYIYNYMENNVLSMSYFDLLKLSLPHNLEIIFFLLLALGFAIKVPMWPFHTWLPAAHVQAPTAGSVILAAVLLKMGTYGFVRFNLPWFPEASKYFVPVMFALGVIAIIYTAMMAIAQTHIKRLIAYSSVSHMGFVTIGTFALNTEGVNGAIITMISHGLTSGALFLAAGFIYERLHSYEMKDLGGMAKFVPVFATLFMISAMASAGLPGLSGFVGEFLALLGTFKVSILTAALAGLSLVVGAAYTLWLYKRTMFEEELLTEEKKKEYSHLKDLNTAELWSFLPLVIFMFVIGIYPKWWIDLINNTTTFVLHKIVGG
- the nuoL gene encoding NADH-quinone oxidoreductase subunit L, which encodes MEYLWIIPFSPLIAFIIIGLFGYKFLREPLAGIVAVIAVAISAIASIKGFIDVASTGNYYNLKLFNWMSIGNYNISVSILWDPLSALMTCVVTCVSTFIFIFATGYMKGDESYPRFFAYLSLFVFMMLMLTLSDNLVQLFFGWEGVGLASYLLIGFWHYKKSAANAAMEAFVVNRVGDWLFLLGILLAFTTFGTLDYLDIFQKLAGVDYIIITAIALLLFGGAVGKSAQIPLHIWLPNAMEGPTPVSALIHAATMVAAGVYMVARLMPVFASSEIALDTVLFIGTMSAFLAATMGLVQNDIKRIIAYSTLSQLGYMFAAEGLGLFGEGMFHLTSHAVFKALLFLGSGSVLIALHHLLDVQKMGQIGRAMPITMGTFLIGSLALAGIPPFVGFFSKDPIIEGAYEINIFAFMFLWAGAFLTAFYIFRLFFLTFFDGDRLDPHIREHVHESPPNMTIPLIVLATATVVLGFFREFFLNFLKPSLDPSYMKFLPEEVKVLVSEGLSRSHHVHIDANAFEFLGHSLTSFLGIVLLLTAVAGILTAYVIYQLRKVDPVKIGELFQPLYKLFYNRWYFDHIYYAIFVYGYYKFSKVLWFIGDRVIIDGIVDGSGKGSLFAGELFRKTQMGRISGYVLQMLIGIVIFLSLFLFLK